One window of Oryza brachyantha chromosome 12, ObraRS2, whole genome shotgun sequence genomic DNA carries:
- the LOC102717573 gene encoding allene oxide synthase 2-like: MEGSGDMDAAPLLRPVPGSYGVPFFSAVRDRLDFFYLQGEDRYFESRAAAYGSTVVRVNVPPGPFIARDPRVVALLDAKSFPVLFDVDKVEKRDVFTGTYMPSTSLTGGHRVCSYLDPSEPKHAKLKQMLFSLLASRKDAVVPVFRSNFGALLDAVESKLASDGKADFTGLNDVTSFEFIGEAYFGVRPSSSAALGASGPSKAGKWLIWQICPVFTVGLPMIIEDPLLHTVPLPPFLVSSDYKALYSYFSAAASPVLDAAEGLGLPREEACHNLLFATVFNSYGGLKLLLPGILARVAEAGGKLHERLATEIRGAVASAGGNVTPAALEKMELTKSVVWEFLRLDPPVKFQYGRAKADMRVESHDAAYSIKKGEMLFGYQPCATRDARVFGPTAAEFVGDRFVGEEGRKLLKYVYWSNGRETESPSVGNKQCPGKNLVVLVGRLLLVELFLRYDTFTAEQVGKAAAKVVITGVTKAATSVSHGAA; this comes from the coding sequence ATGGAGGGCTCCGGCGACATGGAcgcggcgccgctcctccggCCGGTGCCGGGCAGCTACGGCGTGCCGTTCTTCTCCGCCGTGCGCGACCGGCTCGACTTCTTCTACCTCCAGGGCGAGGACAGGTACTTCGAgtcgcgcgccgcggcgtACGGCTCCACCGTCGTCCGCGTCAACGTCCCGCCGGGCCCGTTCATCGCGCGCGACCCGCGGGTGGTGGCGCTCCTCGACGCCAAGAGCTTCCCGGTGCTCTTCGACGTCGACAAGGTCGAGAAGAGGGACGTGTTCACCGGCACCTACATGCCGTCCACctcgctcaccggcggccacCGCGTCTGCTCCTACCTCGACCCCTCCGAGCCGAAGCACGCCAAGCTGAAGCAGATGCtcttctccctcctcgcctcccGCAAGGACGCCGTCGTGCCGGTCTTCCGCTCCAACTTCGGCGCGCTGCTCGACGCCGTCGAGTCCAAGCTTGCCAGCGACGGCAAGGCCGACTTCACCGGCCTCAACGACGTCACCTCGTTCGAGTTCATCGGTGAGGCCTACTTCGGCGTGCGCCCCTCGTCGTCCGCCGCGCTCGGCGCCAGCGGGCCGAGCAAGGCCGGCAAGTGGCTGATATGGCAGATCTGCCCGGTCTTCACCGTCGGCCTCCCGATGATCATCGAGGACCCGCTGCTGCACACGgtgccgctgccgcccttcCTCGTCAGCTCCGACTACAAGGCGCTGTACAGCTacttctccgccgccgcgtcgccggtgctcgacgccgccgagggCCTCGGGCTGCCGCGGGAGGAGGCCTGCCACAACCTGCTGTTCGCGACGGTCTTCAACAGCTACGGCGGCCTCAAGCTGCTGCTCCCGGGGATCCTGGCCCGCGTCGCAGAGGCCGGCGGGAAGCTCCACGAGAGGCTGGCCACGGAGATACGGGGCGCGGTggccagcgccggcggcaacgTGACGCCGGCCGCCCTGGAGAAGATGGAACTGACCAAGTCGGTGGTGTGGGAGTTTCTCCGGTTGGACCCGCCGGTGAAGTTCCAGTACGGCCGCGCCAAGGCGGACATGCGGGTGGAGAGCCACGACGCGGCGTACTCGATCAAGAAGGGGGAGATGCTGTTCGGGTACCAGCCGTGCGCCACCAGGGACGCCCGGGTGTTCggcccgacggcggcggagttcgTCGGCGACCGGTTCGTCGgcgaggaagggaggaagctGCTCAAGTACGTGTACTGGTCGAACGGGCGGGAGACGGAGAGCCCTAGCGTCGGCAACAAGCAGTGCCCCGGCAAGAACCTGGTGGTGCTCGTCGGAAGGCTCCTGCTCGTCGAGCTCTTCCTCCGGTACGACACCTTCACCGCCGAGCAGGTCGGCAAGGCCGCCGCGAAGGTCGTCATCACCGGGGTCACCAAGGCTGCAACCTCCGTTAGTCATGGTGCTGCTTaa